The following proteins are encoded in a genomic region of Camarhynchus parvulus chromosome 4A, STF_HiC, whole genome shotgun sequence:
- the C1GALT1C1 gene encoding C1GALT1-specific chaperone 1: MISESSSFIKGVVLGGVFCMLVTLLGHIKVGHGTKAHHHEHHHIQAPNKEDVLNLSEGERMELSKNINVYCIILVKPKDLGHWAAARETWSKHCDKAEFYSSEKVKVFDSVAVNTNDMWAMMRKAYKITYERYKDEFSWFFLAYPTTFAIIENLKYFLLKKDPSQPFYIGHTVKSGDLEYVDGEGGIVLSIESLRRLSRVLEDPDKCPEQGGMIWKLAEDKQLAICLKYGGVFAENAEDSEGKDVFNTKSVGALIKEAMSTHPQQVVDGCCSDMAITFSGLAPNHMHVMMYGVYRLRPYGHSYSDALVFLPPPGSDND; the protein is encoded by the coding sequence ATGATTTCCGAAAGCAGCTCCTTCATCAAGGGTGTGGTGCTTGGAGGAGTCTTCTGCATGTTGGTTACACTCCTCGGACACATTAAGGTGGGCCACGGGACCAAAGCACATCACCACGAGCATCATCACATCCAGGCTCCCAACAAGGAAGATGTCTTAAACCTCTCAGAAGGTGAACGTATGGAGCTTAGTAAAAACATCAATGTTTACTGTATCATCCTTGTCAAACCAAAAGATCTGGGGCACTGGGCTGCAGCAAGGGAGACCTGGAGCAAGCACTGTGACAAGGCAGAATTCTACAGCTCAGAAAAGGTCAAAGTGTTCGATTCTGTGGCCGTCAACACAAACGATATGTGGGCAATGATGCGGAAAGCTTACAAGATAACGTACGAACGCTATAAGGATGAATTCAGCTGGTTCTTCCTTGCATATCCAACAACATTTGCTATAATTGAAAATCTCAAGTATTTCTTACTGAAAAAGGACCCCTCTCAGCCTTTTTACATAGGCCACACTGTGAAATCTGGTGACCTTGAGTATGTAGATGGCGAGGGAGGGATCGTCTTAAGCATTGAGTCGCTAAGACGCCTCTCCCGTGTTCTTGAAGACCCTGAcaagtgcccagagcagggaggtaTGATTTGGAAACTGGCAGAGGACAAACAGCTGGCAATCTGCCTGAAGTACGGCGGCGTGTTTGCCGAAAACGCTGAAGATTCCGAAGGGAAAGACGTCTTTAACACTAAATCCGTGGGGGCCCTCATCAAGGAGGCCATGTCCACGCACCCACAGCAGGTGGTGGACGGCTGCTGCTCCGACATGGCCATCACCTTCAGCGGGCTGGCCCCCAACCACATGCACGTGATGATGTACGGCGTGTACAGGCTCCGGCCCTACGGCCACTCCTACAGCGACGCCCTGGTCTTCCTGCCCCCTCCGGGCTCAGACAATGACTGA
- the LOC115914989 gene encoding uncharacterized protein LOC115914989, whose amino-acid sequence MVRHEPCTPAPLRCRDRTAPAPPSPRPQHREATGRARALTRPAGSPPGARSPPAPLHGARCRSRRSSPDSRTRGPGGTAAPAAAPGAPRPRPRRSRRSPEPRAPPPSCAAGSAARPPRAPRARRGGGAAWRCGRGPASLTALPPSAPLRDGDSRGLCRASAGVREPSHSDRSDPWQSRSQRQGQSLLGQKPLHGGPRHTTGPPLGSPHTALAQSDQVSSPVRPQVSHSSVSDVSSHKEIYSPHNNT is encoded by the coding sequence ATGGTACGACACGAGCCCTGTACCCCGGCCCCTCTCCGCTGCCGTGACCgcacggccccggccccgccgtcTCCTCGCCCGCAGCACCGAGAGGCCACGGGACGGGCTCGGGCGCTGACGCGGCCCGCGGGGAGCCCTCCCGGAGCCCGGTCCCCGCCTGCCCCGCTCCACGGCGCTCGGTGCCGGAGCCGCCGCAGCTCCCCAGACTCCCGGACCCGCGGCCCCGGCGGTaccgccgctcccgccgcagCTCCCGGAGCTCCCCGaccgcggccccgccgctcccgccgctcaCCGGAGCCGCGCGCGCCGCCCCCTTCCTGCGCCGCCGGAAGCGCCGCGCGGCCGCCCCGGGCTCCGCGCGCTCGGCGGGGCGGAGGCGCCGCCTGGCGGTGCGGGCGCGGCCCTGCCTCCCTCACGGCCCTGCCTCCCTCCGCTCCCCTCAGGGACGGGGACAGCCGCGGGCTCTGCCGTGCCAGCGCCGGTGTTAGAGAACCTTCCCACTCGGACCGTTCTGACCCTTGGCAGTCACGCTCCCAGCGCCAGGGACAGTCGCTGCTGGGACAGAAGCCTCTTCACGGCGGCCCCAGGCACACGACGGGTCCCCCGCTTGGCTCCCCCCACACCGCGCTCGCACAGTCGGACCAGGTTTCCTCACCGGTTCGACCTCAGGTTTCCCATAGCTCAGTCTCGGATGTCTCGTCCCATAAAGAGATTTATTCCCCCCACAACAACACCTAA